In Equus przewalskii isolate Varuska chromosome 22, EquPr2, whole genome shotgun sequence, the following proteins share a genomic window:
- the LOC103567855 gene encoding interferon alpha-1 isoform X1 yields MHRGRSSENPETKAHRLPTPARPAASARSPMALPFSLLMALVVLSCHSICSLGCDLPHTHSLGNTRVLMLLGQMRRISPFSCLKDRNDFGFPQEVFDGNQFRKAQAISAVHETIQQIFHLFSTDGSSAAWDESLLDKLYTGLYQQLTELEACLSQEVGVEETPLMNEDSLLAVRRYFQRIALYLQEKKYSPCAWEIVRAEIMRSFSSSTNLPQRLKCLEVSMGS; encoded by the exons ATGCACAGAGGAAGGTCTTCAGAAAACCCAGAGACCAAGGCTCACAGGTTACCCACCCcagccaggccagcagcatctgCAAGATCCCCAATGGCTCTACCCTTTTCCTTACTGATGGCCCTGGTGGTGCTCAGCTGCCACTCCATCTGCTCTCTGGGATGTGACCTGCCTCACACCCATAGCCTGGGCAACACAAGGGTCTTGATGCTCCTGGGACAAATGAGGAGAATCTCCCCCTTCTCCTGCCTGAAGGACAGAAATGACTTTGGATTCCCCCAGGAGGTGTTTGACGGCAACCAGTTCCGGAAGGCTCAAGCCATCTCCGCGGTCCATGAGACGATCCAACAGATCTTCCACCTCTTCAGCACAGACGGCTCGTCTGCTGCCTGGGACGAGAGCCTCCTAGACAAACTCTACACTGGACTTTATCAGCAGCTGACTGAGCTGGAAGCCTGTCTgagccaggaggtgggggtggaagaGACGCCCCTGATGAACGAGGACTCCCTGCTGGCTGTGAGGAGATACTTCCAAAGAATCGCTCTCTATCTGCAAGAGAAGAAATACAGCCCTTGTGCCTGGGAGATCGTCAGAGCAGAAATCATGAGATCCTTCTCTTCATCCACAAACTTGCCGCAGA GACTTAAATGCTTAGAAGTCTCAATGGGTTCATGA
- the LOC103567855 gene encoding interferon alpha-1 isoform X2, with amino-acid sequence MHRGRSSENPETKAHRLPTPARPAASARSPMALPFSLLMALVVLSCHSICSLGCDLPHTHSLGNTRVLMLLGQMRRISPFSCLKDRNDFGFPQEVFDGNQFRKAQAISAVHETIQQIFHLFSTDGSSAAWDESLLDKLYTGLYQQLTELEACLSQEVGVEETPLMNEDSLLAVRRYFQRIALYLQEKKYSPCAWEIVRAEIMRSFSSSTNLPQS; translated from the coding sequence ATGCACAGAGGAAGGTCTTCAGAAAACCCAGAGACCAAGGCTCACAGGTTACCCACCCcagccaggccagcagcatctgCAAGATCCCCAATGGCTCTACCCTTTTCCTTACTGATGGCCCTGGTGGTGCTCAGCTGCCACTCCATCTGCTCTCTGGGATGTGACCTGCCTCACACCCATAGCCTGGGCAACACAAGGGTCTTGATGCTCCTGGGACAAATGAGGAGAATCTCCCCCTTCTCCTGCCTGAAGGACAGAAATGACTTTGGATTCCCCCAGGAGGTGTTTGACGGCAACCAGTTCCGGAAGGCTCAAGCCATCTCCGCGGTCCATGAGACGATCCAACAGATCTTCCACCTCTTCAGCACAGACGGCTCGTCTGCTGCCTGGGACGAGAGCCTCCTAGACAAACTCTACACTGGACTTTATCAGCAGCTGACTGAGCTGGAAGCCTGTCTgagccaggaggtgggggtggaagaGACGCCCCTGATGAACGAGGACTCCCTGCTGGCTGTGAGGAGATACTTCCAAAGAATCGCTCTCTATCTGCAAGAGAAGAAATACAGCCCTTGTGCCTGGGAGATCGTCAGAGCAGAAATCATGAGATCCTTCTCTTCATCCACAAACTTGCCGCAGAgttaa